The segment atagTCCATATATCTTATAAACAGCAAGAGAAATGCCAATTGTGCTTCTTCCATAATCATAACATCTGAAAAATTAAAGATTTGTAGTTTCAGTAAACATCTCTCaccaaaatagatttttatatGCATATGCAGCAACAATTAAATCCTTAACTCACAAAATATATCTTCATGCAAGGCAAATCTCATATGGCTTTCAAGGCATTGCTGTCCAAACTCTACAATAAAATGACCCATGCATTTGAACAGTAAACAGACACAGCatgctgctggagcaaaggaAAGATGGAAAACTATTTTGTACATATCAGATTTTAAAGGCTCCTACTCTGATTAACCACTGTGCTCATAAAATATGGACTTTAATTCTCCTGAGAAAACATTGTGCACCTTTGTAATGTTCTGTTACTCAAAGACTTGacagtaaacagtaaacacTCAAATGTGACGTTCAATGACCtcttaaaacacatgtaattttgCATACTGGTCTTATTCCTGAGGGTTTACTGTAATACTTATATTTAAACTTATTAATACAACAAGTTGGTAAGAGAGATATGGCATTACAACAAGcaacaaatcacaaaataataaatattagttTTACACTTACACATCATCATTTCTGTATATACAAAAAGTACATGCAAGAACAAAGTCTAAGTATTCATCAGTaaacataatacattttcatGCAAAAGATTGAGACAAGACGTCCAGGAACAAAATACATTCACAGTGGCTGCTGATCACAGTGACTCCTGCAGTTTTAAAGGCAACAatgcatgtgtgtttttacagctcTCATTACAAAACGTGGCCGTCTTTGGTTTGAAGAGTTCATATAATCTTCCTAatctgtgttcagtgtgtgtgtgtgcgtgtgtgtgtgtttgtgtgtgtgtgtttgtgtgtgtgcaacggggtgcgtgtgtatgtgtttgtgtgttgggaAGGGGTTGTCAGAAGCGGATCATTGGATATATAAATTAATGTATTTGAGTAGATGTAACTTAGTACCACCTCTGGAAAGGACACACTCCACTCCTCAGTTGACACAATGGCACATGGGAGAAGCAAACCCCCCATATCTCTGTTCCTTATATCTGGACAGTTGAGGTTTGAATCAGGACTTGACAATATTTTTAGTCTCTTTGGCTTCAGTCGATATGGCATCTTTGCTGGTcaagtcactctcacctttttctgTGATCTGATTGGACGTTGAGGCTCGGCGTGCTTCACGATAGGACGAACACAGCTCTTCCCACTTCTTTCTGTTGGAGTCAATCCCATCTACCATTGGCTGTAATTTCCTGTTTAGTTTCAGCAGTGCCTAGACACAGAGAGAATGTCatacttaattcataataaacaaatactttattaagaatgattcaggctgtAGTACATGGTCACATTTACATAGTTAGTCATGTTAgttaattatattgttacctggTATAGTGGTTTACAGATCCCGTCTATCCATTCCAGCTGCAGCACAGGAAGTTCATCTTTGCGGTTGCGATCAAATATTGCCtgtagaaaaagaaaatgtaatttgaGTTTGAACATGAATATCAGTATTGAAAGACAAGAATAAAAGTGAAGGTCTTTTACCGCAGGGGTCAACTTTAGCTCTGATCGCTCTCTATCACCTTGCTCAAAAAACTCACTCGTAACCAGTTCTGCAACCTGAAGAATACGTCAGAATTTCAATATTGAGAACAAAATGAGCATGCCTTATATTAGAAAGTGCTGTAACAGaaccaaaaaaccaaaaacaaatatatctaCAAGTAAACAGGACAAATAAAGAAGCATACTTAGCATCCATCAGTTGTCTCCTCTAGGATATTAAATCAGGCTCATAATAAATGGTGATTTAATTATGACAGGAAACTGCAGCCTATTACCGCATGCACAATAGAGAAGAAAGTCCTAAGGAAAGGACCAGAATCCTGTAGCCTTGACTAACAAACTCAAGTCTTTCAATGCCACACACATCATCACAACATGGACAGAGCAGTGGGAGAGTCAAACCTGTTTGGATACCTTCCACGGCCGAGTGACAGCGCCCAGGTCACATGCTGTCATCAACATAGATCTGCGCAGGACAGAAAACATACCTCCATATTCATGTAACACTTTATTGTAGGGTATACTAATTAATATCTAAATAACAGCTAATTTACATAGATGTACGtggtaaaacataaaaagtattgATAAGTAAACACTGCATTTCTTATGGTTCTAGCCCTAAAAACAACCTACTACCATAATTAGAAAAGTCTTTGTAAATAGTAATATTGAAATAAGGTTATGCAAAATATGGCAGAATAAATactaattaacaaaataaaccacTTACAAGTATGTAGATTAGCAACTAGTTAGATGTTAATAAGTGCTCTAAAGTAAAATTTTACCTaacttatatttaaaaaaaaatcttatataCCTCAGGACCTCTCTATGGCCCTCATCTGTCCAGCTGAAGTCACTAGAAAGCACATGTTCAAAAAACTTGGTCCTGCGTCTGCAAAATCAGACAAAGATCCACTAATGTTTTTCATGAATGACATTTGAGAAGTCAATGTGGACATATTCAGTATTCAGGAATAACTATGACAACCAACTAATATCATATTATAGTTGACAATGGTACAAATGATTTTTCTGAAAGCTGTATGTTCAACTCATACTCAAAGTGAAGCGTGAGGTCAGTGGAGAGAATAGCCTGCTTCAATAGTTGCATCATGTTGCTGTATTCTTTAGAGCAGAGGTTTGCAAAGATATTGTGAccctgaaaaaaatacaatacagtgaATTAATTCGCTAGTGGAAACAGTGCCCAGATAACTATATGAAGCTGTGCATTGGTAAACCATTCTTCACTGTCAAATACGATGCCTATTAGCATGTTAATTAGCTTTGGCCTCTGTCCTTTGGTAATAGAAATCAATGTAGAGAACAGGTCTGAATGATCAAACTAAACTGGGTTTAAACTGGACAGAATAGTCAACTGTGCCCGATAGTTGCATTGACTACAGCACTGCCCACTCACATGAAATCATTGAACCCAACAGCTGTGGCTCTTGTtcaaactgctgttgtgtccttgggcaaggcacatCATCAGTTTGCCTATTTGTGAATGTAGTGTGTGAGTAATGGGTGGTGGTCAAAGGGGTCAGTGAtgtagattggcagcctcagtCTACTATAAGGCAGGTGTAGCTACAATAGTTACGTACCACTACCAAATGTAGAATGAACAAATAATGAACATAACTATAAAacgactttgagtgtctggaaTAACATTATAAGACTAATGTAAGACTAATATAAGACTAATGCTCTtaaaaatctgcattaaaatgaacagtgtgtACCTCACTTTGTAGTATCATAACAGCATGGTTAAAGTGGTGATGCTCTAAAGTGGCAGAGGTTCCATACAACAGAGCCAAAGCAGAGCCGGTcctgcaaacaaaaacacacaaccctCTGAATACTGAATAATATAGGCagcttttattttacacaaacatacatcacacacatcacacacatacacacacacaaatgttgAGTTTCACTTTCTATGCTTTttagggacattacattgacgtACGTTCATTTCCTGGAGGCCTTtccttaaccatagtcactaaTACTAACCTAAAACTCAAATCATACCATATTTCAAACCCATGTCTGAGACCAtgctgttgatctaataatacaAGATTTACGGCATAAGGAGCTGATTTTTGTCTGCATTAAGGAGACAAGTAAATGAATTAATCAGTATGTATACAGATTTTATTTCAAACAATGTTATAAAGAGTGGTGTAACGTAACAAAGTATAAGTAGCAAAGTGCAAATTTtagctatctgtactttacttgagtatgttttttAGTTGAAacctttttgcttttacttcactacatttggaaacaggtatctatactttttactccgctacatttttgaacaagactgaaaagtaaaagtattttgattaCTGAGGGGTTgtaaaattctgcacaaatctttatgaaaagcattatatttgaagctttattagctctcaaaatctgtgtgaaatacatttactttctcTCTTAACAGATAATTTAAAACTTTTACCTAAATAGATTTTTCCACAtgatactgtacttttacttttactagaaTATTATTTTCCtgcggtatctgtacttttacttgagtaacaaaaccgagtacttcttccaccactgccggGTTCAAACCAGGTCAAAGTGAAGTCAATCCTATAACGAGCTGTATAAATAATGGCTTGACTTTACAGTGTATTTTGGCTTGTATTTCCGAGCATATCTGGCTTAGTGCAATGAGAGAAATTACTTGGCTTGAAATGCATTGTTTGTGCCTCTGTGGTCCAAATCATGACACAAACATCCGACCATTAGTGCCAGGATTTCTGCTTCAGTCAAGACGTCCTGGAAACTGGCTGTCTGTGGAGGGGTATTAAAATAGTCATTAGTCATAATACACTTAACAATAAAACCAAATGTAATCCtccattaattatttatttacaaaagcaaCACGAGCTTTAATTAAGGTTGGACTCGTTATAATTCTATGGATTTACTAAAGTGAGCGTAGTTGGAGAAGGATCAAAGTGAATGACACTGGCAGCTGTTGAGAGAGTCCCTAGCCCCTATAGCGTACCGTACAGTACAGCTGTCATATCTGGGGCTGTTTAAGGAAGTCAGATTGTGTCCTTAGTAATTATTTCTGCTCACATATGAACaggaaatgtaaaatgttttttctcCAGTCTTACCGTGATCATAAGGAACATGCACTGGGACACGTTGAAAGCATGTCTCCAGTTGTGATAGGCCACTGTGCGGTAGTTCTTTCTCACAGTCAAAAGCCAGCGGcacaaaacctttaaaaaagtgacatacatAACAAAATCTGTAAATGTTAAAGATgaaatatgcaacttttctcaTGAGAGGGTCCAATACctgcttttcttcatggagatcttattgctctgtctgtaatgttctacagtatggcattcagtaaaaaaaacctgacctgtaacttggcttggtggcatttccatggaaatagaaatgtttaatgctataatgtCAAACTTCATCAAAgcaaagtaatagcatctccattaaaacaagcaggtggtgaaccctccattagaaaagttacattgtgcacataGATATCATTTAGTTAAGTTTAGTACAGAAAGATGAACTAACAGAAcgagaaatattttaaattaggGAGTTTTCCAGTGCTTTGCATCTGAACAAATTTGAGTTCTCTATTTATCTTTTGTAGTGCTACTTGGTGTATTCTTATTTCCATATACTGCTGTACTTAACAAAGTTGTGCAACAATGTGATTTCCCCTTTGAGGAACAATTAAAGAGATAAGGTTTTCTTGTCTTATTTGAAATGCTGAGCACTAACCAATCTGCCACATTACTGTTCCTCAGATTTCTCACCTCATAATCTATTTTAAACTTCTGAACGACTCCGAGTTCCAGAAACATCCGTAGTGAGGCTGTAATCATGGCGTCGTTGTCCAAAGAGAAATCGTTGAAGTGAAACTCGTCGATGCCCAGCTCACTGCTCAGGGGGATCTTAGCTGCCTTCAGGGAGAGAGGACACGACTGACAATCACTGCACAGCTCATAGAGAGGACAAATATCTCATGGTTTAATAAACAGCTCTTATAACTGTTTAAGTTAGCATGAACATGTGAAACAACATAATGAAAAAATTGAAACCACCTAATGAAAAAATCTTGTGAAAATAGCAACTTTTCTAGTAAATGGAGCTCAGAAGTGACCACCTACCCCgtggttccagaagtaaattttccattaatttttctcatggactttccaaaaaatacaaatgttaaaagtttgaaagcttacTCAAGACTAATCAGCTAGTATGTGGTTACTACAAAACCACAAGAccaattttgcattttaaacatactTTAAAACAACAGCCTTATGGATATCATTTACTACATAGATGGTTAGCCTACACAATGCTTTTGGAATTTTTAGAAAAGTCTATGtcaaaaatgaatggaaaatttacttccgaAACCAGAGCAGACCTTGAAGTAGGCAGGACTGTTGAGTTCCATATGGGCAAAGGTAACTAAGTAAAAACGCAAAACATTTAAGTAATTAATCAAGCCAAGAGCTAAACTAACTAAGAATATAACGAATCCCCTTGAACAAAAGGCTAAATAAAAGTTCACTGAAATGCAcgctatgtaacctttctggtttGGGCCCACCACCTTTTTGACTCTATGAAAATGACATTACTTtggctagaatgttccatatgtGTAGTTACGTCATCACtgatgtttaaagccatacgcTGGGactttctaggcaaagcaataacttctaaAAGGAAGTAAGCAGATGGCAAGCCCTacagcagaaaagttgcatagtgtataAGTATAAAAAGAGTCAAAAAAGCTAAAAGGTACCAAAATAGCACCAAAATATCACAGCGGAGTATCTTACCAGTTATGTTTCTGAATAATGAAAAGGAAATTGCCTTAGGAATTGAccatttcaaactaaatattccatcttttgaatggtgagaagttttcaaaatgttgcctGTAACGGAAAGCTGAAACCCTTGAAGTAACTTTTCTTTACCTTGAGTCTGTCCACTTCTACCTTGGAGCAAGTTGCATGATAAGACAAcatctgaaaacacacacaaacatgtactCAGTGACACACAAAATAATCAGAGCATAGTACAATTACTGCCCATTAAATATACAGCTAAATTAAAGCAAGTACATTGGAAACTAATTTGTTGTAACAGTTTGATTTCACCACAATAGGAGATTGTGAGCAGAGCAGTGGCATTGACAGAGAAAAGTGTTGTCTTTAATGTGCTCTGAGCAGGCTGGCACTCTTCGTCattatgaattattaaaaatgtgtgaaatatttattcTACCGGAGCAGAAACATGTTTACTGGGGATAAAGTGAGTGTTCAAGTTTGATAGTGAGCGGGCAGTGAAGCCGAAACACAAATTAATGAGCTTTAtgttaaaaaacaaagttaattaattaaaatcagTTATTAAGTAATTAGCATACTGAGCTTTTGTGCTTACATCTAATGCTACAGACTGTTTGGCCCACGTCTTCTTCACTTGGTTGTACATCATTGTGTTATTGATCCCAAGCccacaaaatataacaaatgcCTGTGTACAGAGAAAGATAAAAGGAAGAATATTAAgtgaaagaaaatgtgttttgtgttctgAATAGACTGAAAGAATCTGACCTCAAATAGCCTCTGGTCTGCATCATTGAAAGTCTTCCTGTCTAAGCGATTGAGGATCTGTGCAACTCCTTCAGTCACATGTGGACAGGGTTATAAAAATACAGCGTTTTCAGACAGAGTGAATTATATGTTTTGAACTAACTTACCAATGATCTGATGAGTGCGATTCCAGATGGGAACACACAGCACGGAACGGATGTGAAAGCCAGAGGCCTGGTCTGCCTGAGTGGAGGGGCAAAAGTCAGTGTTAAGCTCTTGGTTCAATGTACTATGCATTTCAGTTGTATTATACTAATAATATaacaactaatgattatttaaaaaaaatgaaatcatgAAACATGTACTTCATTAATAGAatcaaaaaagaaacatttgaaaTAAGTTGAAAAGTTATTGCTTAAAGCTACCTATTGAAACTGAcaaatgagaaaacaaaaatctgtttaaacttGTTTTAAGGGCAAGTACCTCAGCGTCAAAGCGTGGGTCCTGACACACATCGCTGATGTTCACAGGCAGTCCCGTGGAGGCCACCAGCTCAGCAATACTGTTAttgatcagccaatcagagcaggagaGTTTCTCCATGCTGATGTGGGAAGTGGCACCGACAGGACAGGATATCAATTGtcaattcaaaatgtcaaaTGGGCAACTAAAAGAGCAAATGTATAATGTCATATGATTTGCATTGAAGGAATTACCTGATATCACGATCGATATTGCACAATGGTGACATGAGCTCAAAGGTTTTTGAAAACTTCACAACCtgcaattaaatataaaatatattttgtgtctAATATTGAATGTTGAATTGTTACTTGTAGAATAATGAACTCAAGGTAAAAGTCTCACAGGTGAGTCTATGTCCTCCAGGAGCAGCACTGAGCAGCGCTCACACTGCAGCAGAGTCAGAGCTCGCTGCATAATCTTCCTCACGATTTTCTCCAAATCTGTCTGCTCCTCAAACAGGTCATTGACCACCTCCAGCAGAGCCTGTGGCACAGAGGGCATAACCACTGTGCCGTAATACAGACATGGGACTGAACTGTGACAGCTAATGCATTCACTTACCCTGCTGCGCTCGTACTCCTTACGTGACTCAGAGAACAGTTTGGCATTTGAAATGGAAATACCACAAAAAGGCAAATACATCTGCAGCACCTAGGAACACAATAAGGAAACGTTGTCAATACATTAAGAAAAAAACTTTTTATGGGTAAAGACAAATGGCATAGCCAGAAGTTTCAACATAATTTTCTTCTGCCACCTTGTGGACATCTGGTCTCACCCCAAACACAGGGGTCAGAAAAAGGGAATGTGTTTCTACAAACTTTAAAGCACCACTGAATAGCTTTAAATgttccattttattttacaaaatctttcATAGTTTTTAAATTGACTGAAGACATTATACCTCAGTAATGGTGTATATCACAACAAAAGGATATCATTACTTGACAAGAAGAGTATTGCATTCAAATAAATTTGCAAATCATGATAAATGGGTCatcataaatatacaatttcAGTTCTAAgccacagaaaaaaagaaacaatgtATTCTCATTACTTTTACCCTAATGATCAATgaacataacattttattaaatgACATTGTCTTCTCTGTGGACTATAGCAGGCCTTTAGAGAAGTATTTCCTTCCTGTATCTGTATTCCTGTAACCCTTTTGTGGCTGTGTCAAATGGTGCTGGAGTAATATCCTAAGCATTAGGATGCACATGTACTGTATTGTGAGGATGATATTGAACAATCCAATATTATATACTGACTATTGTTGTATCCCTAGTGTGTAGTTGTTATATTAAATTGCACAAATGGACATGTTTACAGTGAACTGGGTTAGCTCGACATCGTCTCTTCTTCTGTAGAGTGCTGCTTCCTGAGGGAGCACTTTGCCTTTTCCTACACccattaaaatgattcaaagtACAAACTACAATTGTATTGCCAGCTTCTCTGGACTTTGGACTGCACTTGTGCATGGGGAAAAGTGAGTCCAATTTCAAGCCTGGTCTGTGAATGTGCCGAATGATTAAATATGCAACAATAATATTGAACACAAGCAATAAAGTGCAGCCTGTATGTGATATGAGGATAGTGAAACTCACCTTTTCATCATCCTCTGTGAAGGGGGTTCCAATGGGGTTTTTGTTGATGGCCTGGACCACCCCAATGACTTCTCCATCACTGTTACAAATAGCCATGCAGAGGATAGACTGGGTTTTGTAGCCTGTCAACTTATCGATCTCATCACTGAAGCGGTGGTCCTGCAGAAGTATCATTGTAGGTTTAATTTACGCACTAGacttttaaacagattttactGATCCACTTTTCCCCTGTAGCTCAACTATACAATGCAGCACTCCTGAAAGTAAAtagaacataaataaaaaataataataaaaatgagtagatgagaaaacatatataatataataatagttGAATATTAATATACTTGTAATCCTTAATATGATCAGAATTGTATTTGTAACTATAATCGTTAACTGAACTATACAGAATCTAAAACACATGCCTTTtatagaccttttttttttttttttttaacaaagacagctgcatatttaaatgaaaatgtcaaatttgtgattttcattgatttatttgtaaaaatgtagaaaCTTTCAGCCACCATATTTCAACCTTATAAATAATTGTtgactttgtttgtgtttgttatagtttgtttacattttatgaaTTGTGTGTGATTAGTTTTTCTGCATGGTTGTTTTTGGTTGTCAAATTGCGAATATGATCCTTTAAAAAAAGagtataaaaaataagtaaaatctaaaataatcgCTCTCTAGTTAACCACAAATATAGATACAAGTATTTCATAGTTTAAACGGGCAGGTGCTGGTGCATAGATctgctgtatatgtgtgtttttaactaTATAAACTGCTCACTGTAAACCCCATTGCTGACACACATCCCAGTGCTATAGCAGACCTCGGGGAACAGCAGCATCATGTTTCCTCCTCAGCAGCCCAGAGCCACGAGATAATGATGTACAGTGCAGTGTATAAGAGGAAATATACGTAGCTGGTAGGGAGCAGGATTATAATAATTGCTTTCTTCTTTAACCTCATTGGGAGATGTTAGTTGGGGCATGTGATTTATTTACAGACCTTTGGAAGTTGTTCATTAAAGAGTTTGATACTGGCCAATGGAAATAACTTGTTTTTTCTTGTCAGAGCATTGtctgaattaaaatgtatacaCCAATACAAAAAATTGTTGACCCAACTCTTTGCACTTGGTGGTAAGCTGCTTCAGTCAAGCTGCCCTGGGGCTAAGTAATAGAATTGTGGTTGCTAATCTGCGCCAGTAACCTCTCTCACACTCATCAACAATGATCTCTAACTCATTTAGACACAGCCAAGGTGGATGTGCCCAAAGAAACAGCAGCTGTACAGCATTCAGTAATGGTCTGGTGGTCAGTAATGGAACATATATTCCAGACAAAAATTATAAACTAGATCATATAGTCATTAATACTAGAACCTTAACTTACTTAACTTCAAATGTACTTTTGCAAAACCACGAATACCTCATTTACCTCATACGCGTTTGGGATGTTCactgtttctccatgttctgcTACGTATCCAATTATACCCTTGCCCCATGCCACCTGCACCTCGCTGGAGTCCAAAGTACTCGATGATGGCCGTACGGTGGTCCCAGAATGGACGTCAAAAAACTTGGACACCAGCGTCCTCTTGTGCGGGGGTCCTTCGACCAGAAAGAGCGAGCATCGGTCAGCGTCCACGAGGATACAAACGTTGATGAGGATTTTGTAGCTGAGATTTGTCAGGTCCAGGTCGTTGGAGATGTCTTTCACGAGCTCCAAGAAGAACTCCCGCTCGTTGGTCTCCTTCAGTCTATATTTGTAGTCTATAGCGCTGGATGCGTACTGGGGCACGTTGACCCTGGACTCCAGCAGCGCGCTTAGGATGTGCGCTGTGGTCGGAGGCAAGGAGCTGGCTTTGCGAAGAAGCGCGCGGCGCCTCATACTTGACTGTGACTCGTGCTCGCTCAGGCTCACGTGCTCGTCGTAGGTCCGGTGCGCGGTTGTAGCTTTGGAGCGAGCAAAGTTTCTCCGCAGCTCCATGTGGGACGACCTGCGCCGTAGCCCGTCCGGGTTGGTGGACCACAGCGGGTCTCGGAGAGGACCGCGTTTGTCATCGGCTGAGGACGTTTTGGTGGACTGTGGGTGCTCCTTCAGCCAGCGGCTCACCTGTTCGCATTTTGCTTTACGCACCAAATACTCCTCAAACAGATCCGGGTGCATGT is part of the Periophthalmus magnuspinnatus isolate fPerMag1 chromosome 16, fPerMag1.2.pri, whole genome shotgun sequence genome and harbors:
- the pde11al gene encoding dual 3',5'-cyclic-AMP and -GMP phosphodiesterase 11A encodes the protein MTTFDFSDIEAFLDMHPDLFEEYLVRKAKCEQVSRWLKEHPQSTKTSSADDKRGPLRDPLWSTNPDGLRRRSSHMELRRNFARSKATTAHRTYDEHVSLSEHESQSSMRRRALLRKASSLPPTTAHILSALLESRVNVPQYASSAIDYKYRLKETNEREFFLELVKDISNDLDLTNLSYKILINVCILVDADRCSLFLVEGPPHKRTLVSKFFDVHSGTTVRPSSSTLDSSEVQVAWGKGIIGYVAEHGETVNIPNAYEDHRFSDEIDKLTGYKTQSILCMAICNSDGEVIGVVQAINKNPIGTPFTEDDEKVLQMYLPFCGISISNAKLFSESRKEYERSRALLEVVNDLFEEQTDLEKIVRKIMQRALTLLQCERCSVLLLEDIDSPVVKFSKTFELMSPLCNIDRDISMEKLSCSDWLINNSIAELVASTGLPVNISDVCQDPRFDAEADQASGFHIRSVLCVPIWNRTHQIIGVAQILNRLDRKTFNDADQRLFEAFVIFCGLGINNTMMYNQVKKTWAKQSVALDMLSYHATCSKVEVDRLKAAKIPLSSELGIDEFHFNDFSLDNDAMITASLRMFLELGVVQKFKIDYEVLCRWLLTVRKNYRTVAYHNWRHAFNVSQCMFLMITTASFQDVLTEAEILALMVGCLCHDLDHRGTNNAFQAKTGSALALLYGTSATLEHHHFNHAVMILQSEGHNIFANLCSKEYSNMMQLLKQAILSTDLTLHFERRTKFFEHVLSSDFSWTDEGHREVLRSMLMTACDLGAVTRPWKVSKQVAELVTSEFFEQGDRERSELKLTPAAIFDRNRKDELPVLQLEWIDGICKPLYQALLKLNRKLQPMVDGIDSNRKKWEELCSSYREARRASTSNQITEKGESDLTSKDAISTEAKETKNIVKS